A genomic segment from Lutzomyia longipalpis isolate SR_M1_2022 chromosome 3, ASM2433408v1 encodes:
- the LOC129793899 gene encoding uncharacterized protein LOC129793899 has protein sequence MQYSPGIHPMHSMYRRVDRYDQFERRGPESGGGGGFAFRQTQKYDAMNNNHGKYGGFGPKRDFGGPKNYANEEFNKFQPGFKGPNRLPQKPFSKSPPATKEDRAKAQSARAKNPGQMLEKPIWESLPPFPKDFYVPHSRALTRTESDVANFRLMMEITVAGNRVPHPNQNFDEGGFPEYVMREISKQGFASPTAIQAQGWPIALSGRDMVGIAQTGSGKTLAYMLPAIVHIGHQRKLGRGEGPIVLVLAPTRELAQQIQTVISDFGIHSEPHIRNTCIFGGSPKGPQARDLERGVEVIIATPGRLIDFLERGVTNMRRCTYLVLDEADRMLDMGFEPQIRKIIEQIRPDRQVLMWSATWPKEVQALAEDFLCDYIQINIGSLNLAANHNIRQIVDVCQDNEKESRLSGLLKDIASDRSNKIIVFVETKKKVDDIVKSIVKEGHAATAIHGDKSQPERDYVLQEFRSGKCTILVATDVAARGLDVEDVKYVVNYDYPNSSEDYIHRIGRTGRCDQAGTAYTFFTPANARQARELIAVLEEAQQKPPQPLLEMAQRSNSGIMNIKAKPRWQQPTSFPIPGKKPQFQRPLMERRAPDGGPSINHVNNHQGPPKNIDGSPRYGMKPPPPRMQQQQNGNYVENGPPEPQPNYQNYNSGPRGQFAPKAAGRGGRFYQQGWNNGGGVFVGGRGFGGPPNPGRFYQPQQQRFQNAGRFVGYAPRGRAFEEGNSSASSSSGGPVEMSRPGGEISPPNYRGGCPGAASPQAPTYPMPPPTQPPFIIDPTGISNIMTPYGQYQIGPQATPYYPYAPQAAAVQQ, from the exons ATGCAGTATTCACCTGGAATTCATCCGATGCATTCAAT GTACCGTCGAGTTGACCGGTATGACCAATTTGAGCGTCGGGGCCCTGaaagtggtggtggtggcggTTTTGCTTTCCGGCAGACGCAGAAATATGACGCTATGAACAATAATCATGGCAAATACGGGGGATTTGGGCCGAAGAGAGATTTTGGGGGTCCAAAGAATTACGCCAATGAGGAGTTTAATAAGTTTCAACCAGGCTTCAAGGGACCCAATCGCTTGCCGCAAAAACCCTTTTCGAAGTCCCCACCAGCGACGAAGGAAGATCGTGCCAAGGCGCAGAGTGCTCGCGCAAAAAATCCAGGGCAAATGCTTGAGAAGCCCATATGGGAGAGTCTACCACCATTTCCGAAGGATTTCTATGTGCCGCATTCACGGGCATTGACTAGAACGGAGTCAGATGTTGCCAACTTTAGGCTCATGATGGAAATCACCGTTGCTGGCAATCGGGTTCCGCATCCCAATCAAAATTTCGATGAAGGCGGCTTTCCGGAATACGTTATGCGGGAAATTTCGAAACAAGGATTCGCTTCACCAACAGCTATCCAAGCTCAAGGATGGCCCATTGCACTTTCAGGCCGTGATATG GTGGGAATAGCGCAAACTGGGAGTGGTAAAACCTTGGCGTACATGCTCCCAGCAATCGTACATATTGGACATCAACGGAAGTTGGGACGTGGCGAAGGCCCAATTGTGCTTGTACTAGCACCAACTCGTGAGCTTGCGCAACAAATTCAAACCGTCATCAGTGACTTTGGGATCCATAGCGAACCACACATTCGTAATACATGCATTTTTGGTGGATCACCAAAGGGGCCGCAAGCACGGGACCTTGAACGTGGAGTTGAAGTTATTATTGCTACACCTGGACGACTAATTGATTTCTTGGAGCGTGGTGTCACCAATATGCGTCGCTGCACTTATCTCGTCCTTGATGAAGCCGATCGTATGCTTGATATGGGTTTTGAACCACAAATTCGAAAGATCATTGAGCAAATTAGACCAGATAGACAG gttcTGATGTGGAGTGCAACATGGCCAAAGGAAGTTCAGGCTCTAGCTGAAGATTTCCTCTGTGACTACATTCAAATTAACATTGGGAGTCTCAATTTGGCAGCTAATCACAACATTCGTCAAATTGTCGATGTATGCCAAGATAATGAGAAGGAATCCCGACTTAGTGGACTTCTGAAAGACATTGCAAGTGATCGCAGCAATAAAATCATTGTATTTGTTGAGACAAAGAAGAAGGTGGACGATATTGTTAAGTCCATTGTCAAGGAAGGTCATGCTGCAACAGCTATTCATGGGGATAAGTCTCAACCCGAGAGAGACTATGTCCTTCAAGAATTTCGATCTGGAAAATGTACCATCTTGGTTGCTACGGACGTAGCTGCCAGAGGATTGGATGTTGAGGACGTAAA atatgtGGTGAACTATGACTACCCAAATTCTTCGGAGGACTATATTCATCGTATTGGAAGAACAGGTCGTTGCGATCAAGCCGGTACAGCGTACACTTTCTTTACACCTGCTAATGCCAGGCAGGCTAGAGAGTTGATTGCCGTACTTGAGGAAGCACAACAAAAGCCACCACAACCACTTCTTGAGATGGCTCAACGATCTAATTCTGGCATAATGAATATCAAGGCAAAGCCTCGCTGGCAACAACCCACATCATTCCCAATTCCCGGAAAGAAGCCACAATTTCAGCGACCCCTCATGGAACGTCGAGCACCCGATGGAGGCCCATCCATTAATCATGTG AATAATCATCAGGGACCACCTAAAAATATTGATGGATCACCACGTTATGGTATGAAGCCACCACCTCCGCGTATGCAACAGCAACAAAATGGGAATTACGTTGAAAATGGTCCACCGGAGCCACAGCCGAATTATCAAAATTACAATAGTGGCCCACGTGGGCAATTTGCCCCAAAAGCAGCTGGACGTGGTGGACGTTTCTATCAGCAAGGATGGAATAATGGTGGTGGTGTCTTTGTTGGGGGACGCGGATTTGGTGGGCCACCCAATCCGGGGCGTTTCTATCAGCCACAGCAGCAACGTTTCCAAAATGCTGGACGTTTTGTTGGCTATGCCCCACGTGGGCGTGCATTTGAAGAAGGTAACAGCTCAGCTTCCAGCTCCAGCGGGGGTCCCGTTGAAATGTCCAGACCTGGTGGTGAGATATCACCACCAAATTATAGGGGTGGTTGTCCGGGAGCTGCTTCGCCGCAAGCTCCAACATACCCAATGCCCCCACCGACGCAGCCACCTTTTATAATTGATCCAACTGGAATCTCCAACATCATGA CACCTTATGGTCAATACCAGATTGGACCACAAGCAACCCCATACTATCCCTATGCGCCACAAGCAGCTGCTGTCCAGCAGTAA